A window of the Campylobacter massiliensis genome harbors these coding sequences:
- a CDS encoding ATP-binding protein: protein MYIKRAISDEIKEYMKSFPVLLISGARQVGKSTLALNLDISNYVTLDDINIYESARNDPKGFIEHCNKPIVIDEIQRVPILLLAIKEFIDKDRTNGQFILTGSANLKGFKDISDSLAGRIGIVELYPLSQKELSHSDENLIDILSGDISHLAFRKYDNDGLSEKIINGGYPEITKISSEKSKYLWFSSYIRTYIESDAKEIGNIRNRECKSIRVNPF, encoded by the coding sequence ATGTACATCAAACGAGCCATAAGCGATGAAATAAAAGAGTATATGAAAAGCTTTCCAGTGCTTTTGATAAGCGGAGCTAGACAGGTTGGTAAATCAACCCTTGCTTTAAATTTAGATATATCAAACTACGTGACGCTTGATGATATAAATATCTATGAATCCGCAAGAAACGATCCTAAGGGCTTTATAGAGCACTGTAATAAGCCTATCGTGATAGATGAGATACAAAGAGTGCCCATACTGCTTCTAGCCATAAAAGAATTTATAGATAAAGATAGAACAAATGGGCAGTTCATACTAACTGGCTCTGCAAATTTAAAGGGCTTTAAAGATATTTCAGACTCGCTTGCCGGTAGGATAGGCATAGTAGAGCTTTACCCGCTTTCTCAAAAAGAGTTAAGCCATAGTGATGAAAATTTGATAGATATTTTAAGTGGTGATATAAGCCATTTAGCATTTAGAAAATACGACAACGACGGCTTATCCGAGAAGATCATAAACGGCGGTTACCCAGAGATCACAAAGATAAGCTCAGAGAAATCAAAATATCTCTGGTTTAGCTCGTACATAAGAACATATATAGAATCAGACGCCAAAGAGATAGGTAACATCAGAAATAGAGAGTGTAAATCCATCCGTGTAAATCCTTTTTAA